Proteins from a genomic interval of Leeia speluncae:
- a CDS encoding accessory factor UbiK family protein, with translation MLGDKIKDEIGAKFSELLANSPAKDLEKNAKAMLAGTFSKLDLVTREEFDVQAQVLARTREQLAALEARLAALEAPATAQVEVAPSNEENGAA, from the coding sequence ATGCTAGGCGATAAAATTAAAGATGAAATTGGCGCTAAATTTTCTGAATTGCTGGCCAACAGCCCTGCAAAGGATCTAGAGAAAAATGCAAAAGCGATGTTAGCGGGCACTTTCTCAAAGTTAGATTTAGTCACCAGAGAAGAATTTGATGTGCAAGCCCAAGTATTGGCAAGAACCCGTGAGCAACTAGCCGCACTAGAAGCAAGACTCGCTGCGCTAGAAGCGCCAGCTACAGCGCAAGTTGAAGTGGCACCAAGCAATGAAGAAAACGGCGCGGCCTAA